A single window of Lacerta agilis isolate rLacAgi1 chromosome 12, rLacAgi1.pri, whole genome shotgun sequence DNA harbors:
- the ARL5B gene encoding ADP-ribosylation factor-like protein 5B, which produces MGLIFAKLWSLFCNQEHKVIIVGLDNAGKTTILYQFLMNEVVHTSPTIGSNVEEIVVKNTHFLMWDIGGQESLRSSWNTYYSNTEFIILVVDSIDRERLSIIKEELYRMLAHEDLRKAAVLIFANKQDMKGCMSAAEISKYLTLSSIKDHPWHIQSCCALTGEGLCQGLEWMTSRIGVR; this is translated from the exons ATGGGCTTGATATTTGCCAAGCTGTGGAGCCTTTTCTGTAACCAGG AACACAAAGTGATAATTGTGGGGCTTGACAATGCTGGAAAGACCACCATTCTATACCAGTT CCTAATGAATGAGGTGGTTCACACTTCTCCCACTATAGGAAGCAATGTTGAAGAAATAGTAGTAAAAAACACCCATTTCCTCATGTGGGATATTGGAGGACAAGAGTCTTTAAGATCGTCCTGGAATACCTATTATTCAAATACAGAG tttATTATCCTTGTAGTGGACAGCATTGACCGAGAGAGACTATCTATCATAAAAGAAGAACTATACAGAATGTTGGCACATGAG GATTTGCGTAAAGCTGCAGTTCTCATCTTTGCAAATAAGCAAGATATGAAAGGTTGTATGTCGGCAGCTGAAATTTCCAAGTACCTCACCCTTAGTTCCATAAAGGATCACCCATGGCACATTCAATCCTGTTGTGCACTAACGGGAGAAGG ATTGTGCCAAGGCCTGGAATGGATGACTTCCCGAATAGGAGTAAGATAA